The DNA segment GAAGCTCCGGCGCCAACCGGGCGCGCAGGCCCGGACGCAGATCCACCGTCAGCTCGCTCCCCGCGGGCAGCTGGCGGGCGATCACCGGGATCAACTCCGGGTCGGTGTTCGCGCGCAACGCTCCGAGCGGCAGCAGCACCCGCAACGGTCCGTCCATCCGGGGGCGAGGGTCGCAGAGCCGGTCGAGCCCGACCACATGCGGATGCGGCAGCACCACGGCCTCACGCTGCCAGTGCTCGGCGATCTCGGTCGCCGCCCCCGGTGTCAGGGTGATCACCGCATCGGCCCCCTGCACCAGAACTCCGAGGGTCTGTCGGTACCCGGACTGGTCGTGCAGGTGCGGGTTCGTCAGGTCGTGGACCGTCAGCACCAAGGCGATGCCGGCGCGGCGCAGCTCGGCCAGCCAGTCCCGTGCGGCGGCCGGTGCGAGGTGGTCGAATCCGAAGTGCAGGTGGACCAGGTCGGCGGTCCGCTGGGCAGCCCAGCCCGGATCGAAGACCGGCGACGGCCACCACTGACCACTCGGGGCGCCCGGTACCGGAGGGTCGGCCAGCCATCGCAGATCAGCCTCCGGTGGGACCGGGCGAAGGTGGCGGACGTAGTTGTGTGCTGAGGGAACGGACTGGACGCGTAGGGGGGCGGTGCTCAACTGGCGGGGTTCTGCACACCGGTGCGGTGTCGGGGGTGATGCTGCTGCATATCGGTGCTCACGTTCTCTCCTCAATCGAATGACGGAATCAATCGAGTGACAGAGGCCGACGATATCCCACCGGGCCGACATCGCGGACCGACATCGTGGAGAACCGGCAGCGACGACCTGCGCCGATCAGCCCATCGCCGACCGCTTGGGTGTGGCGGCACCCGCCGGCGAGTGCGGCCGCACCGGTAGGGCGTGGGCCGGAACGGTCGTTCCGGCCCACGCCTCAGGCTGCCCGCGTACCGACCCTGGTCGGCACCCGCAGCGGATTCGGTGCCACCTCGCGGCGCACCACCGGTTGCACCGGTGCCGGGTTCTTCCGTGGCCGTCCACGTCCCCGCTTGCGGGAGACGATCACACCGTTGACGAACAGTTCGCCACCCCAGACACCGGCCGCCTCGGCACGCTCCGACGCTCCGGCCAGGCACTGGGTCCGCAGTGGGCAGTCGGTGCACAGGGACTTGGCGAACTCGACGTCGTTGGGTGACTCGGCGAAGAAGACCTCCGGATCAACAAGGTGACACGGCAATGCCTGTGTTCGTACCTCGTCCAGCCTGGCAGTCATGGTTTTCTCCTGGTTGTGTGGCCTGATGGGGGTAGCTGGGCCGAAAACCATGCCTGGAAAAAGAAATCAGGCCATGGATTCCGGATGATCGGATCCACGGCCTGGAGTCAACGGTGCGCTGTTACACCGGACTTCGTCGAGAATCCGAACTTCGCTGAGCGGCGGTACGACCGAACGGGTCGATACCGGCGCCTTGGGAATTGGGCACCTCGCCCACCAGTCGCACGCGCTCACCGGTGACCGTTTTGCGGCCGAGGCCGGTGGCAACGGCAGAGGTACGGAATGCGTC comes from the Naumannella halotolerans genome and includes:
- a CDS encoding glycosyltransferase — protein: MSTAPLRVQSVPSAHNYVRHLRPVPPEADLRWLADPPVPGAPSGQWWPSPVFDPGWAAQRTADLVHLHFGFDHLAPAAARDWLAELRRAGIALVLTVHDLTNPHLHDQSGYRQTLGVLVQGADAVITLTPGAATEIAEHWQREAVVLPHPHVVGLDRLCDPRPRMDGPLRVLLPLGALRANTDPELIPVIARQLPAGSELTVDLRPGLRARLAPELRGDGRQWQVVERAAGDEDEFFDHVAGFDVIVLPYRWGTHSGWVELGHDLGRPVVAPRIGWFHQQHAVHSWTDPGASLAAALADAIDAVPQPATADQRRTERAQLSRRHREIYDRVSGGGVG
- a CDS encoding WhiB family transcriptional regulator translates to MTARLDEVRTQALPCHLVDPEVFFAESPNDVEFAKSLCTDCPLRTQCLAGASERAEAAGVWGGELFVNGVIVSRKRGRGRPRKNPAPVQPVVRREVAPNPLRVPTRVGTRAA